In Candidatus Hydrogenedentota bacterium, the sequence CTCTGTTCACCTTTAAGAAGGCGTTGAAGGCATGGTTCACGTGAGCGAAATGAGTTGGACCCGTCGTGTCCGCCATCCCAGCGAAATGGTGAATGAAGGCGATGAAGTGGACGTGATGATCCTTAGTGTCGATTCCGAAGGCGAAAAAATTGCTCTTGGTATCAAACAAACCATGCCCAATCCTTGGAAACAGATGGAAGAACGCTATCCCATCGGCTCCATGATTAAAGGTGTTGTGCGCAACCTGACCGATTACGGCGCCTTCGTTCAGATTGAAGATGGCATTGATGCATTGCTTCATGTGAGCGATTTGTCTTGGACCAAAAAAGTCACAAATCCCAGTGATATTCTGCAAAAAGGTCAGGAAATTGAAGTCCAAGTTCTGAACATTGATCCCGATGCCGAAAAGATCAGCGTGGGACTGAAGCAACTGCATTCTGATCCATGGTTATCGGTTGTGGACAGCCTGCCTATTGGCGCACACATTGAAGTAGATATTGTGAAAATGGTTGCTTTCGGCGCTTTCGCACGTCTCGATAACGGCGTTGAAGGTTTGATTCATGTCAGCGAGCTGGCAGAAGAACGCGTCAACAAGCCTGAAGATGTGCTGAAGGTCGGCGATCGCGTTTGGACAAAAGTTATTAGTATCAGCCCCGCTGACAGACGGATCGGCTTA encodes:
- a CDS encoding S1 RNA-binding domain-containing protein — translated: MVHVSEMSWTRRVRHPSEMVNEGDEVDVMILSVDSEGEKIALGIKQTMPNPWKQMEERYPIGSMIKGVVRNLTDYGAFVQIEDGIDALLHVSDLSWTKKVTNPSDILQKGQEIEVQVLNIDPDAEKISVGLKQLHSDPWLSVVDSLPIGAHIEVDIVKMVAFGAFARLDNGVEGLIHVSELAEERVNKPEDVLKVGDRVWTKVISISPADRRIGLSIREYERDQNRSALDEQGESSSTVDVGATLAGAVPQSMFQAGRSMADVAHELMAAVGRMDTARAAEAKAEEAAKEAATDEPAAEAKAEEAVADEAVEEAKAEETVADEAVEEAKAEETVADEAAEEAKAEEAVADEAAEEDAPAPVEAEASTEAVDTEQSEETTEEEEPPVSGVSEATAEEAAPDSEE